One Argentina anserina chromosome 6, drPotAnse1.1, whole genome shotgun sequence genomic window, CAACAAGGAATCCTTGACTTTCTACAGTTTGTACATGAACATGGTGATTGGAAAGAAACAACATAGGTGTTCGTGCTTAAAATGTCTCAATACCAAGTGGAagactataaaaaaaatgtatgaCCACCTAAGTAACAATGGTATAATGCGTAGTTATACAACATGGAGTAAGCACGGCGAAGTAGCTGATCATGAACCTACTTATGACAGAACATCTGGTGGTAGTTTCGAGCCTGATCATTTGAACCCAGCTGTAAACATTCTACATGACAGTTTTCCTACATTTGCTCTAACGCATGAGGAAGATGCAATTTATGATACAACTACTGACACAGCTCATGTGCTTCTGTACACCAACACTCATGATTATGATAAGTATACTAGACTGCTTGCACGAGTTCAGATTCCACTATATGATGGTAGTCCTCAGACTATTTTGGGGACCATTTTGTCACAAATGCAGCTTAAAGTGAAGAACAGGTGGTCAAATGAGGCTTTTGACAATATGTTGAAGAATGTTAAGGATATGCTTACTCAACCAAACAATCTCCCTGATAGTTATTACAAGGTGCACAAGATTTTGGGTGACCTTGGCCTAGGCTATGATAAAATCCATGCGTGCAATAATGATTGTGTTCCGTTTTACAAAACGAGAGCAGAGCTTGATGAATGTCCAATATGCTTCGAGTCGAGGTGGAAGAAAGGTACAGTTAAGGAAAACAGTGTTCCGGTAAAGGTGCTTCGTCATTTCCCTTTGATTCCGAGGCTAAAGCATTTGTATATGTCTAGACACACTTCAAGTGAAATGAGATGGCATGGGGAAAGAAGGGTAGATGATGATACTTTGAGACACCCTGCAGATGGCGAGGCTTGGAAAACCTTTGATAGATCATTCCCTGATTTTGTAGCAGATGTTCGAAATGTAAGACTCGGGCTTGCAACAGACGGATTCAATCCCTTTGGAAGTATGAGTTTGGCTCATAGTACATGGCCTGTTATTCTTGTGCCGTACAACCTGCCTCCTTGGATGTGTATGAAGAAGAAATATGATGTCTTTGTTAATTCCTGGTCCTAAGTCTCCTGGAAAGTGTTTAGATGTGTATATGGAACCAT contains:
- the LOC126797053 gene encoding uncharacterized protein LOC126797053, whose protein sequence is MRSYTTWSKHGEVADHEPTYDRTSGGSFEPDHLNPAVNILHDSFPTFALTHEEDAIYDTTTDTAHVLLYTNTHDYDKYTRLLARVQIPLYDGSPQTILGTILSQMQLKVKNRWSNEAFDNMLKNVKDMLTQPNNLPDSYYKVHKILGDLGLGYDKIHACNNDCVPFYKTRAELDECPICFESRWKKGTVKENSVPVKVLRHFPLIPRLKHLYMSRHTSSEMRWHGERRVDDDTLRHPADGEAWKTFDRSFPDFVADVRNVRLGLATDGFNPFGSMSLAHSTWPVILVPYNLPPWMCMKKKYDVFVNSWHNGSSFIMRAAVMWTISDFSGYGMLSSQAVHGYKACPVCLNEVHSDWHAGKVCYLGHRRWLPIDHSWRQDAEGFDGTFEFRTKPRVWSGYEILEMLNSFDFGVLSGDPAITGTTHPDDMMCFTHKSRFYDLPYWSKSVLRHALDVMHIEENVANIIMGTTLSLKYGNKDTVKAREDLKKLRIREHLWPIKKGSVTKLPLAPYTVHPTLKRHVFIWFKGVKYPHGYNSTLFASRCGGTYNSTVSVLLKAMR